The following coding sequences lie in one Flagellimonas eckloniae genomic window:
- the acs gene encoding acetate--CoA ligase — MSNYHIKHLEEYFQVYRKSVRNPEDFWEEVAEEHFVWRKKWDSVLDWDFSKPEIKWFDGAQLNITENCIDRHLHIRGDKTAILFEPNDPNEEAEHITYRQLHERVCKFANVLKDNGIQKGDRVVIYLPMIPELAISVLACARIGAVHSVVFAGFSSTALATRINDCEAKMVLTSDGSYRGKKVIDLKGIVDEALEQCPVVESVLVAKRTNTEIEMKEGRDKWLQPLLESAYADYTPEVMEAEDPLFILYTSGSTGRPKGMLHTTAGYMVYTAYTFKNVFQYREDDVYWCTADIGWITGHSYIVYGPLANGATTVMFEGVPSYPDFGRFWEIVQKHKITQFYTAPTAIRALAKENLDFVTKYDLSSLKVLGTVGEPINEEAWHWYNDHVGEKKCPIVDTWWQTETGGILISPIPFSTPTKPTYATLPMPGIQPALMDENGKEILGNQVDGRLCVKFPWPSIARSIWGDHQRYKDTYFSAFEGKYFTGDGALRDEVGYYRITGRVDDVIIVSGHNLGTAPIEDAINEHPAVAESAIVGFPHDIKGNALYGYVILKETGESRDRDNLKKEINQMITEHIGPIAKLDKIQFVPGLPKTRSGKIMRRILRKIASKETSNLGDTSTLLNPEVVEEIIKESL; from the coding sequence ATGAGTAATTACCATATCAAACATTTAGAAGAGTACTTTCAAGTATATCGAAAATCTGTTCGGAATCCAGAGGATTTTTGGGAAGAAGTAGCCGAGGAGCACTTTGTCTGGAGAAAAAAATGGGACTCTGTGTTGGATTGGGATTTCTCAAAACCTGAGATTAAATGGTTTGATGGAGCACAGTTGAATATTACTGAAAATTGTATCGATAGACATTTGCACATTCGTGGAGATAAAACGGCCATTCTTTTTGAACCCAATGACCCAAATGAAGAGGCAGAACATATTACATACAGACAACTGCATGAACGTGTGTGCAAGTTTGCCAATGTTTTAAAAGATAATGGTATCCAAAAAGGCGACAGAGTTGTCATTTATTTGCCAATGATTCCAGAGTTGGCAATTTCGGTTTTGGCGTGCGCACGAATTGGGGCTGTCCATTCCGTGGTATTTGCAGGGTTTTCTTCTACTGCTTTGGCAACTCGAATCAATGATTGTGAAGCAAAAATGGTATTGACTTCGGATGGGTCATATCGAGGTAAGAAAGTAATCGATTTAAAAGGGATAGTTGATGAAGCTTTGGAACAATGCCCTGTTGTAGAATCGGTTTTGGTCGCAAAGCGAACCAATACCGAAATCGAAATGAAAGAAGGTCGGGATAAATGGTTGCAACCTCTCTTGGAAAGTGCCTATGCCGATTATACTCCCGAGGTGATGGAAGCAGAAGACCCGTTATTTATTTTGTATACATCTGGATCGACGGGACGTCCAAAAGGAATGCTTCATACCACTGCAGGTTATATGGTCTATACAGCCTATACGTTTAAAAATGTATTCCAATATCGTGAGGATGATGTGTATTGGTGTACCGCAGATATTGGTTGGATTACGGGGCATTCGTATATTGTGTATGGGCCACTTGCGAATGGGGCAACCACCGTTATGTTTGAAGGAGTACCTTCCTATCCCGATTTTGGACGTTTTTGGGAAATTGTTCAAAAACATAAAATAACACAATTTTATACGGCACCAACAGCGATTAGGGCTTTGGCAAAAGAGAATTTGGATTTTGTCACCAAATATGACTTATCCAGCCTAAAAGTACTAGGCACTGTTGGGGAACCTATAAATGAGGAAGCGTGGCATTGGTACAATGATCATGTGGGTGAGAAGAAATGCCCCATTGTGGATACATGGTGGCAAACGGAAACAGGAGGAATTTTAATTTCTCCAATTCCTTTTTCCACACCAACAAAACCTACCTACGCAACATTGCCAATGCCAGGGATTCAACCCGCATTGATGGATGAAAATGGTAAAGAAATTTTAGGTAATCAAGTTGATGGAAGACTGTGTGTTAAATTTCCATGGCCATCAATTGCCAGAAGTATCTGGGGTGACCACCAACGCTATAAAGACACCTATTTCTCCGCTTTCGAGGGGAAATATTTCACGGGTGATGGCGCCCTACGTGATGAAGTGGGTTATTACAGAATCACGGGTAGGGTAGACGATGTTATCATTGTATCGGGACATAATTTGGGTACCGCACCTATTGAGGACGCTATCAATGAACATCCTGCCGTTGCAGAATCTGCTATTGTTGGTTTTCCGCATGACATTAAAGGAAATGCTTTATATGGTTATGTGATTTTAAAAGAAACAGGTGAGTCACGAGATCGTGATAATCTTAAGAAAGAAATCAACCAAATGATTACCGAGCATATTGGCCCAATTGCCAAATTGGACAAAATTCAGTTTGTTCCCGGACTTCCTAAGACAAGAAGTGGAAAAATCATGCGCCGTATTTTACGAAAAATAGCATCCAAGGAAACAAGTAATTTAGGAGATACTTCAACCTTGTTGAATCCGGAAGTGGTAGAGGAAATTATTAAAGAGAGCCTATAA
- a CDS encoding phosphoribosylaminoimidazolesuccinocarboxamide synthase, producing the protein MSNTLMDTNFHFSGQKSIYKGKVREVYTLENDVLVMIATDRLSAFDVVMPKGIPFKGQILNQIATKMMESTKDIVPNWLLSTPDPNVAVGEACEPFKVEMVIRGYLSGHAAREYKVGNRILCGEPMPEGMKENDKFPTPIITPATKAEKGEHDEDISKEEILSRGIVTKTDYEVLEKYTKALFQRGTEIAAQRGLILVDTKYEFGKTKNGEIVLIDEIHTPDSSRYFYADGYEERQSNGEAQKQLSKEFVRQWLISNGFQGLEGQTVPEMSDAYVESVSERYIELYESIMGEKFEKADISNIHERIGSNVANYLNSL; encoded by the coding sequence ATGTCAAATACTTTAATGGATACTAATTTCCATTTTTCAGGTCAAAAATCCATTTACAAAGGAAAAGTTAGGGAAGTTTATACCTTGGAGAACGATGTTTTGGTAATGATAGCCACAGACCGTCTTTCTGCTTTTGATGTGGTAATGCCCAAAGGAATACCCTTTAAAGGCCAAATCCTGAATCAGATAGCGACTAAAATGATGGAATCTACCAAAGATATTGTTCCCAACTGGTTACTATCTACTCCAGACCCAAATGTTGCGGTAGGCGAGGCCTGTGAACCCTTTAAGGTTGAAATGGTAATTCGAGGCTATCTATCCGGTCATGCTGCTCGTGAGTACAAAGTCGGGAATCGAATTTTGTGCGGGGAACCCATGCCAGAGGGTATGAAAGAAAACGATAAGTTTCCAACACCTATTATAACTCCTGCCACCAAAGCTGAAAAAGGAGAGCACGATGAAGATATTTCAAAAGAGGAAATCTTAAGTAGAGGAATTGTAACCAAGACTGATTATGAAGTTTTGGAAAAGTATACCAAGGCTTTATTTCAAAGAGGCACTGAAATTGCTGCCCAACGGGGATTGATTTTAGTGGATACCAAATACGAGTTTGGTAAAACCAAGAATGGCGAAATCGTTTTGATTGATGAAATACACACTCCAGATTCATCAAGGTATTTTTATGCTGATGGATATGAAGAGCGCCAGAGTAATGGCGAAGCCCAGAAGCAACTCTCCAAAGAATTTGTTCGACAATGGTTAATCTCCAATGGATTTCAGGGTTTGGAAGGGCAAACTGTTCCTGAAATGAGTGATGCATATGTTGAATCTGTATCAGAAAGGTATATTGAATTGTATGAAAGTATTATGGGAGAGAAGTTCGAGAAAGCAGATATCTCCAATATTCATGAGCGGATTGGGTCCAATGTTGCCAACTATCTCAACTCATTATAA
- a CDS encoding PhoH family protein encodes MNELIIELTEISPQDFFGQQNENIELLKKYFPKLKIVARGSKIKAYGDQELLEEFDKRFDMLTTHFAKYNKLDENMIERVLTSNGKEDYASSKSSGDVLVHGVSGKLIKAQTANQRRLVDACKKNDMVFAIGPAGTGKTYTGVALAVKALKEKQVRRIILTRPAVEAGENLGFLPGDLKEKLDPYMQPLYDALRDMIAPERLDKYIEDGTIQIAPMAFMRGRTLDNAFVILDEAQNTTHAQMKMFLTRMGKNAKFLLTGDPGQIDLPRRVTSGLKEALLILKDVEGISMIYLDDKDVIRHKLVKKVIDAYKNIEHHN; translated from the coding sequence TTGAACGAATTAATCATAGAACTTACGGAGATTAGCCCCCAAGATTTTTTTGGGCAGCAGAATGAAAATATAGAACTTCTTAAAAAGTATTTCCCCAAACTTAAGATTGTTGCCCGTGGTAGCAAGATAAAGGCTTATGGAGACCAGGAGTTATTGGAAGAGTTTGATAAACGCTTTGATATGCTCACGACCCATTTTGCCAAATACAATAAGTTGGATGAGAATATGATTGAGCGGGTACTTACCAGCAACGGCAAAGAAGACTATGCTTCATCTAAGAGTAGTGGAGATGTTTTGGTACACGGTGTTAGCGGTAAATTGATAAAGGCCCAAACTGCAAACCAAAGACGACTTGTTGATGCCTGCAAAAAAAATGATATGGTTTTCGCCATAGGACCAGCGGGTACGGGAAAGACCTATACCGGTGTTGCCTTGGCAGTAAAAGCTTTGAAAGAAAAACAAGTTAGGCGAATTATTTTAACCCGGCCTGCGGTGGAAGCAGGAGAGAACCTTGGTTTTCTTCCGGGAGATTTAAAGGAAAAACTAGATCCTTATATGCAACCACTTTATGATGCACTTCGTGATATGATTGCACCAGAACGTTTGGATAAATATATTGAGGATGGAACCATTCAAATTGCACCCATGGCATTTATGCGCGGTAGAACTTTGGACAATGCCTTTGTTATTTTGGATGAAGCACAAAATACTACACACGCCCAGATGAAAATGTTTTTGACTAGGATGGGCAAGAACGCAAAGTTTTTATTAACGGGAGATCCGGGGCAAATTGATCTTCCCCGCCGAGTAACCTCTGGTTTAAAAGAAGCGCTTCTAATTTTAAAGGATGTAGAAGGAATCAGTATGATTTATTTGGATGATAAAGATGTTATTCGTCATAAATTGGTCAAAAAAGTTATTGACGCCTATAAAAATATTGAGCACCATAATTAG
- a CDS encoding SAM hydrolase/SAM-dependent halogenase family protein has protein sequence MAIITLTTDFGYKDHFVGAIKGTILSDLPEVHVVDISHAVSPFNIQECAYILKNAYRTFPTGTVHIIGVDSELSAENQHIAAQVDGHYFVGANNGVISLITSEIAPEKVMEINIPNLNTSSFPVLDVFVQAACHISRGGKLEVIGKPFNDLKELREFEPRITNNGKSIVGNVIYIDNYGNVITNIQKSLFEAYRSGRDFEISARTNTMKTIHDSYNGIINYNFDRSQRKGPGDALALFNSAGYVELAIYKSDLNTVGGASTLLGLNYRDTVTINFL, from the coding sequence ATGGCAATCATAACTTTAACTACTGATTTTGGATACAAAGACCACTTTGTAGGTGCCATAAAAGGAACTATTTTAAGTGATCTTCCTGAGGTCCATGTTGTTGATATTTCGCATGCCGTTAGTCCATTCAATATCCAAGAGTGTGCCTATATTTTAAAGAACGCGTACCGTACTTTTCCGACCGGAACGGTTCATATTATAGGTGTAGATTCTGAGCTATCAGCTGAAAACCAACACATTGCAGCACAAGTTGATGGGCACTATTTTGTAGGTGCAAACAATGGAGTTATCTCCTTGATAACTTCAGAAATAGCCCCAGAAAAAGTAATGGAAATCAATATTCCAAATCTAAATACAAGTTCTTTTCCTGTATTGGACGTCTTTGTGCAGGCAGCTTGTCATATTTCCCGTGGTGGAAAACTAGAGGTCATTGGAAAACCTTTTAACGACTTAAAGGAATTGCGGGAATTTGAACCCAGAATTACCAACAATGGTAAAAGCATAGTTGGCAATGTAATTTATATTGATAATTACGGAAATGTAATTACCAACATTCAAAAGAGCCTTTTTGAAGCCTATCGTAGTGGACGAGATTTTGAAATATCCGCTAGGACAAATACGATGAAGACCATTCATGATAGTTACAATGGAATCATCAATTATAATTTTGATAGATCACAGCGTAAAGGTCCTGGAGATGCATTGGCACTTTTCAATTCCGCAGGTTATGTTGAACTGGCCATATATAAAAGTGATTTAAACACCGTAGGGGGCGCTTCCACGCTATTGGGGCTAAACTATCGAGATACAGTTACCATAAATTTCCTATAA
- a CDS encoding putative quinol monooxygenase, with protein MLIRIVKLTFKPENIPSFKHIFEASKSSILDFEGCNLVEGYQDLKNPCVFFTYSFWDSESDLENYRASDFFKGVWSNTKKLFSEKPEAWSVSKIESSNNI; from the coding sequence ATGCTTATTAGAATTGTGAAACTCACTTTTAAACCCGAAAATATTCCTAGTTTTAAACATATTTTTGAAGCATCAAAATCGAGCATATTGGATTTTGAAGGTTGCAATCTTGTAGAGGGGTATCAAGACCTTAAAAATCCATGTGTGTTTTTTACGTATAGCTTTTGGGATAGCGAATCAGATTTGGAAAACTACAGGGCCTCAGATTTTTTCAAGGGTGTTTGGAGCAATACAAAAAAACTGTTTTCAGAAAAACCGGAAGCTTGGAGTGTTTCTAAAATAGAATCATCAAACAATATTTAA
- the gldF gene encoding gliding motility-associated ABC transporter permease subunit GldF, translating into MFAIFKREVQSFFTSPIGYLIVGLFLLLNGLFLWVFKGDFNIFDYGFADLGNLFLLAPWIFIFLIPAITMKSFSEERKVGTLELLLIKPISVWKLVLGKFWGATLLCVIAVLPTIIYVFAISDLGIIPGNYDLGVVLGSYFGLLFLIALYTSIGLFSSTISDNQIVSFIIGILICFLIFNGFEAVSSLFSGESQQIIQSLGAKSHFESIARGIVDTRDLVYFISLTIFFLYLTFLRLKQLPQ; encoded by the coding sequence ATGTTCGCTATTTTTAAACGGGAAGTTCAATCCTTTTTTACATCACCGATCGGATATCTCATTGTTGGGTTATTTTTATTGCTCAACGGCCTATTTTTATGGGTTTTCAAAGGTGATTTCAATATTTTTGATTATGGTTTTGCTGATCTTGGAAATCTGTTTTTATTGGCCCCATGGATTTTTATTTTTTTAATTCCGGCTATTACCATGAAAAGCTTCTCTGAGGAAAGAAAAGTGGGGACTTTGGAATTATTGCTCATAAAACCAATATCTGTTTGGAAACTGGTCTTGGGGAAATTTTGGGGCGCAACCTTATTATGTGTAATTGCTGTTTTGCCAACTATAATTTATGTGTTTGCAATTTCCGATTTGGGGATTATACCAGGGAATTATGACTTGGGGGTTGTTTTGGGGTCTTATTTTGGTTTATTGTTTTTAATTGCTCTGTATACATCGATAGGTTTGTTTTCCTCAACAATCTCTGATAATCAAATTGTATCATTCATCATTGGAATATTGATTTGTTTTTTAATATTTAACGGCTTTGAAGCTGTCTCTTCCTTATTTTCCGGAGAATCACAACAGATTATCCAAAGCCTCGGAGCAAAATCACATTTTGAAAGCATCGCAAGGGGAATAGTAGATACAAGGGATTTGGTTTATTTTATTTCCTTGACAATATTCTTCCTATACCTGACATTTTTAAGATTAAAACAACTACCACAATAA
- the gldG gene encoding gliding motility-associated ABC transporter substrate-binding protein GldG → MGKFLISIAKALAAVIILNIIGNLLYARFDLTEDKRFTLSQPAIDAAKKFDSPVIIDVLLEGNLPSEFSKLKIETVQLLEEFSSENKNIKYNLVNPLEDENQTQQTIADLQGIGLTPANVTVEENGKVSQELVFPWAMVNYKNQTVKVSLLKNKLGSSAEDRINNSVQQLEYVFADAFTKLNITEKKRVAVIKGNGELDDIFLADYLTTIRDYYNIGAITLDSVETNAQAVLDQLKGFDMALIAKPTEAFSDEEKYVLDQFTVQGGKSIWLIDQVAMEVDSIFKGGGTSLALPRDLNLKDFFFSYGVRINSDLVNDLYFTQIVLASGEGNDSQYNPVPWYYNPMVFSKNNHPINTNIEAVRYQFTSTLDILENEYKKTVLLQSSPLSKTDGVPRQIGLNILDSPPDKTLYTNGNQPLAVLVEGKFSSMFKNRVKPIKLNNIIEDGGENKMILISDGDVIKNQLSNGKPLELGYDKWTNSSYGNKEFLVNCMNYLLDDTGLINIRNKKVSILVLDVEKIAAEKTKWQLINIGLPVLLTLALGVFFSFYRKRKFGA, encoded by the coding sequence ATGGGAAAGTTTTTAATATCAATTGCCAAAGCATTAGCAGCTGTAATAATTCTAAATATAATTGGTAATCTTTTATACGCACGATTTGATCTTACTGAAGATAAGCGTTTTACCTTATCCCAACCTGCAATAGATGCGGCCAAAAAATTTGACTCTCCTGTTATCATAGATGTTCTTTTGGAAGGAAACCTTCCCTCGGAGTTTTCAAAACTCAAAATTGAAACTGTTCAGTTGTTGGAAGAGTTTTCATCAGAGAACAAGAATATCAAATACAATTTGGTGAATCCGTTGGAAGATGAAAATCAAACACAACAAACCATAGCAGACTTGCAAGGAATTGGTCTTACTCCAGCAAATGTAACCGTTGAAGAAAATGGAAAAGTTTCACAAGAACTGGTTTTTCCATGGGCCATGGTCAATTACAAAAATCAGACTGTCAAAGTCTCATTGCTTAAAAACAAACTGGGGTCTTCCGCAGAAGATCGAATCAACAATTCTGTTCAACAATTGGAATATGTCTTTGCGGATGCCTTCACAAAGCTGAACATTACAGAAAAGAAAAGGGTTGCGGTTATAAAGGGTAACGGAGAATTGGATGATATTTTTCTTGCAGATTATTTGACAACGATTCGGGATTACTATAATATCGGGGCAATTACCCTAGATTCAGTTGAGACTAATGCGCAAGCAGTACTGGATCAATTAAAAGGTTTTGACATGGCCCTAATTGCCAAACCAACCGAAGCCTTTTCCGATGAAGAAAAATATGTGTTAGATCAATTTACAGTGCAGGGCGGAAAATCTATTTGGTTAATAGATCAGGTAGCCATGGAAGTTGACAGTATTTTTAAAGGTGGTGGAACTTCCTTGGCCCTTCCCAGGGATTTAAACCTAAAGGATTTTTTCTTTTCGTATGGAGTCAGGATTAATTCTGATCTGGTCAATGATCTGTACTTTACACAAATAGTATTGGCATCTGGCGAAGGGAATGATTCACAGTACAATCCTGTTCCATGGTACTATAATCCAATGGTATTTTCCAAAAACAACCACCCCATTAACACCAATATTGAAGCAGTCCGCTATCAATTTACAAGTACCTTGGATATTTTAGAAAATGAGTATAAAAAAACAGTGCTGTTGCAAAGTTCCCCATTATCAAAAACTGATGGGGTCCCTAGACAAATAGGGTTAAATATTTTGGATTCTCCTCCAGACAAGACATTATACACGAATGGAAATCAACCACTAGCGGTATTGGTCGAAGGAAAGTTCAGTTCTATGTTCAAAAATCGGGTGAAACCCATAAAACTGAACAATATAATTGAAGATGGGGGTGAAAATAAAATGATACTAATTTCAGATGGCGATGTAATAAAAAATCAGTTGAGCAATGGTAAACCTTTGGAATTGGGCTATGACAAATGGACCAATAGTTCCTACGGTAACAAGGAATTTTTGGTAAATTGTATGAATTACCTTTTGGATGATACGGGACTTATAAACATCAGAAATAAAAAAGTATCCATTCTTGTATTGGATGTAGAGAAAATTGCAGCGGAAAAAACAAAATGGCAACTTATAAACATAGGACTCCCTGTACTTTTAACTCTGGCACTAGGTGTTTTCTTTAGCTTCTACAGAAAGCGAAAGTTTGGAGCATAA
- the dnaN gene encoding DNA polymerase III subunit beta: protein MKFIVSSTYLLKQLQVLGGVINNSNTLPILDNFLFDLKQNKLTVSASDLETTMSSVLEVDSDAEGTIAVPARLLLETLKTFPEQPLTFVVEDNNTVEISSNHGKYALAYADGAEFPKAVEVSNPSSTTLLGDILATAINKTIFAAGNDDLRPVMSGVFFQFSTESLTFVATDAHKLVKYQRNDVTASEVAEFIMPKKPLTLLKGILSGSESEVTIEYNDSNAKFIFDQSELICRLIDGKYPNYEAVIPKENPNRLSIPRNQFLSSVRRVSIFSNKTTHQIRLKIAGAELNISAEDVDYSNKAEERLSCSYQGDDMQIGFNSRFLVEMLNNLTADEVSLEMSLPNRAGILTPVDGLDEGEHVTMLVMPVMLNN, encoded by the coding sequence ATGAAGTTTATTGTATCCAGTACATATTTATTAAAACAATTACAAGTCTTGGGAGGTGTTATAAACAATAGCAACACGCTACCAATTCTGGATAATTTTCTATTTGATCTTAAACAAAATAAACTAACGGTCTCTGCTTCTGACTTGGAAACAACCATGAGTTCCGTTTTAGAGGTTGATTCAGATGCTGAAGGTACAATTGCAGTGCCAGCTAGGTTATTATTGGAAACTTTAAAGACTTTTCCCGAGCAACCTTTGACATTTGTTGTTGAGGACAATAATACTGTGGAAATCAGTTCCAACCATGGTAAATATGCCTTGGCCTATGCTGATGGTGCAGAATTTCCAAAGGCAGTGGAAGTATCAAATCCAAGCTCCACTACCCTACTTGGTGATATTTTGGCTACCGCAATCAACAAAACTATTTTTGCTGCTGGAAATGACGATTTACGCCCGGTGATGAGCGGTGTTTTCTTTCAGTTTTCAACCGAAAGCTTGACTTTTGTTGCAACTGATGCCCATAAACTGGTTAAGTACCAACGAAATGATGTTACCGCTTCAGAAGTGGCAGAATTCATTATGCCAAAAAAACCTTTGACATTGTTGAAAGGCATTCTATCTGGTTCTGAATCAGAAGTGACCATTGAATATAATGACAGTAATGCAAAATTTATTTTTGACCAGTCAGAATTGATTTGTAGGTTGATTGACGGAAAATATCCCAATTACGAAGCTGTTATTCCAAAAGAGAATCCAAATAGATTGTCCATTCCTAGAAACCAATTTTTAAGCTCTGTTCGTAGGGTTTCCATTTTTTCAAACAAGACAACCCATCAAATTAGATTGAAGATTGCTGGTGCCGAATTGAATATCTCTGCAGAAGATGTAGACTATAGCAATAAAGCCGAAGAAAGACTTTCATGTTCTTACCAAGGTGATGATATGCAGATAGGCTTTAACTCTAGGTTTTTGGTAGAAATGCTCAATAATTTAACTGCAGATGAAGTTTCGCTTGAGATGAGCTTACCAAATAGAGCAGGAATATTAACTCCTGTTGATGGACTGGACGAGGGCGAGCATGTTACCATGCTTGTAATGCCCGTTATGCTGAACAACTAA
- a CDS encoding DUF4870 domain-containing protein has protein sequence MEIINQKVIRKDNTLLSVTHLSQLLHYVTGFGGFIVPLIIWLTSRRTVEGMDEHGKAIINLQLSLLLYILISIPTILLLGLGILGLIGVAILGFVLPIVNAVKAANGESPSNFLTIPFV, from the coding sequence ATGGAAATCATAAATCAAAAAGTAATCAGAAAGGATAATACACTTTTATCCGTTACACATTTATCACAATTATTACATTATGTAACCGGTTTTGGCGGTTTTATTGTGCCTCTTATCATCTGGCTGACATCCAGAAGAACGGTAGAAGGCATGGACGAACACGGAAAAGCGATAATAAACTTACAGCTAAGTTTATTGTTGTACATACTAATAAGTATTCCCACAATTTTACTGTTGGGGCTAGGGATATTGGGTTTAATTGGAGTTGCCATTTTAGGTTTTGTCCTTCCTATTGTAAATGCAGTGAAGGCTGCAAATGGGGAATCCCCATCTAATTTTTTGACCATACCCTTTGTTTAA
- the mnmE gene encoding tRNA uridine-5-carboxymethylaminomethyl(34) synthesis GTPase MnmE translates to MSHTDTIVALATPSGTGAIAVIRVSGPKAIDISDTLFESIRGKKLKNQKSHTIHLGHIVESKKVMDKALVSIFKGPNSYTGEDIVEVSCHGSTYIQQQIIQLFLRNGCRMASAGEFTLRAFLNGKMDLSQAEAVADLISSDSEAAHEIAIQQMRGGFSDQIQKLREELLNFASLIELELDFSQEDVEFADRTQFNELLNRISEVLKKLIDSFALGNVIKNGIPVAIVGEPNVGKSTLLNALLNEERAIVSDIAGTTRDTVEDQISINGINFRFIDTAGIRETKDVVEKIGIERTFDKIEKARLVVFLFDALDFDKAELVKIKQRYPNKELLPICNKMDMLNDSEIAQIKNEIPETIFLSAKHKTGIPDLERKLLSLVDSGALSGDETIITNSRHYDALRKALEEIQKVKEGMQMELSGDLMAIDIRQALHHLGEITGSVSTDDLLGNIFSNFCIGK, encoded by the coding sequence ATGTCGCACACAGATACAATAGTAGCATTGGCAACACCTTCAGGCACAGGAGCAATAGCTGTGATTCGAGTTTCCGGTCCTAAAGCAATAGACATTTCAGACACCTTATTTGAATCCATTAGAGGAAAAAAATTAAAGAATCAAAAGAGTCATACTATTCATCTAGGGCATATAGTTGAAAGCAAAAAGGTAATGGACAAAGCCTTGGTTTCAATCTTTAAAGGACCAAATTCATATACCGGGGAGGATATTGTCGAAGTCTCGTGTCATGGCTCCACATACATTCAACAACAGATTATTCAACTTTTTTTACGGAATGGTTGTCGAATGGCATCAGCAGGTGAATTTACCTTACGGGCATTCTTGAACGGAAAAATGGATCTAAGCCAAGCTGAAGCCGTTGCCGATTTAATTTCAAGTGATAGTGAAGCTGCACATGAAATTGCGATACAACAAATGAGAGGTGGTTTTAGTGATCAAATCCAGAAATTACGAGAGGAATTATTGAATTTTGCATCGCTCATAGAATTAGAGCTCGATTTCTCCCAAGAAGATGTTGAGTTTGCAGATAGAACCCAATTCAACGAATTATTGAACCGCATCAGTGAAGTCCTTAAAAAGCTCATAGATTCCTTTGCCTTGGGCAATGTGATAAAAAATGGTATTCCAGTGGCCATTGTTGGAGAACCCAATGTTGGGAAATCAACACTTTTAAATGCCTTGTTAAACGAAGAAAGGGCTATTGTAAGTGATATTGCAGGAACAACTCGCGATACAGTTGAAGATCAAATAAGCATAAACGGAATTAATTTCAGGTTTATTGATACAGCCGGGATTCGGGAAACAAAAGATGTTGTCGAAAAAATTGGCATTGAGCGAACCTTTGACAAAATTGAAAAAGCACGATTAGTTGTTTTTCTTTTTGATGCCTTGGATTTTGATAAAGCGGAGCTAGTCAAAATTAAACAGCGTTATCCTAACAAAGAATTGTTGCCCATCTGCAACAAAATGGATATGTTGAACGACTCTGAAATAGCCCAAATCAAAAATGAAATTCCAGAAACTATTTTTCTCTCTGCAAAACACAAAACTGGCATCCCAGATTTGGAGAGAAAACTACTTTCATTGGTAGATTCTGGAGCTTTGAGCGGTGATGAAACCATAATTACAAATAGTCGACATTATGATGCCTTGCGCAAAGCATTGGAAGAAATACAAAAAGTAAAAGAAGGTATGCAAATGGAATTATCCGGCGACCTCATGGCCATAGATATTAGACAAGCCTTGCATCATTTAGGGGAAATTACTGGAAGTGTATCTACGGATGATCTGTTGGGCAATATTTTTTCAAATTTCTGTATCGGGAAATAG